Genomic segment of Oncorhynchus kisutch isolate 150728-3 unplaced genomic scaffold, Okis_V2 Okis03b-Okis08b_hom, whole genome shotgun sequence:
ATAGAACCTAAATAACCAGTACATACTTGGTCCAGCacattaacattagctagctaactatccaAGCTCCCCATAGGGCGTGcgtagctaacgttagtatttGTGTTTATTTCACATGCATGTGCATTTCCCCTCTGCTGAAAGCTAACatgacagtctgtgtgtgtgcgcagtggTCTCAGCAGTGGCGTCTGGCTCTGGTTCAGGTTCTGAATCTGAGCCGGAGATGCCCCGGTCCCGTTCCCATAGTAACGCCTCCGGCAGCGACAGCGGGAGAGATGATGATGGACAAGACGGGGGAAAGCCCAACACCAAGGTGAGGTCCAGTTGtttcagtacatacacacacaggaaacactcTTAACCTCAATAATGACATGGTATATCTCTATGAACCAGGAGCTGTTTGGGGATGACAGTGAAGAGGAACGCCAAAGCCGACACAGCGACAACCAATCAAACCTGTCGGAACGCTCAGGAAACCAGTCGGACGCCAGCATGCACTCGGAGCCCGAGGACAATGACCAGTCAGACGCGGAGCAGCACAGTGGGTCGGAGAGAGGGCAccgggaggaagaggaggaagatggagaTCGAAGGTCAGAGGCAGGCAGTCCAGTATCGGGGGTGGGGAGCCCCAGGTCTGGGAGGGGCAGTGCTCGCTCTGAGAAGAGGTGAGGAGGAATGATTATGGAATGGTTTTATATAGGCTTatataggctagtgctttttcaTCTGGTATTTGAAAGCACTTTGAGTGAAAACAAATTTCATTGGAATGTACATAATGCATAATAACTTGTTTTCCTGCCAGTATCCATAGCGACCCTGGCACCCCCCACTCGGCGCCCGGCACACCCCACTCGGCGCCCGGCACCCCCCACTCGGCGCCCGGCACCCCCCACTCGGCTCCCGGCACCCCCCACTCCGCGCCCGGCACCCCTCACTCCGCGCCCGGCACCCCCCACTCCGCGCCCGGCACCCCCCACTCAGCGCCCGGCACCCCCCTGTCAGACCCCGGCACCCCCCTGTCAGACCCCGGCACCCCCCTGTCAGACCCTGGTACCCCCCACTCAGGGCCTGGCACCCCCCACTCAGGGCCTGGAACTCCCCACTCAGATGGGGAGGGGTCAGGCAAGGAGAACCAATCAGATGATGAAAAGTGGGGAGGAGGGGCTAAGAGTGACCAAtcagaggatgaggaagaggagaagaagcgGCACCAATCGGACGAAGAGCGAGAGAATTCTGATGAGGACGGGGCGGGGCACAGGAGCAGGAAGAAGTCAGGTATtgaagaaagtgtgtgtgtgtgtgtgtgtggtctgaagGACCTTCCTCTAGCCACTCACTAGATCAGCCTTGGAGTTTGAAAAGAAAATTGTAGCAACCTTCAGCAACATCTCCTTTTCTCTTGTATTAATGTACTCTATCGAGCTTTACCAATATGATACTGTTGTATCACATCCTATATGCCATTGGTTGCTgctgtgcccttgaacaaggcacttaaccccccacaGCAGCAGTTCCCTGTGAACCCAGTCTGGCAGCTCCCCTTACCACTAAAAAACCTCTACACAGCGCattgtgaaagtattcagaccccttggctttttccacattttgttacattacagccttattctaaaatggattaaatcattttctgtcatcaatctacacacgataacccataatgacaaaaaaaacgtgcatattattatatttacataagtattcagaccctttgcacaGTACTTTGTggcagcacctttggcagcgattacagccatgagtcttcttgggtatgacgctacaagcttgtcacacctgtatttgaggagtttctcccattattctctgcagatcctatcaagctctaTCGTGTTGGTTgcggagcatcgctgcacagcttttttcaggtctctccagagatgttggattgggttcatgtccgggctttgactgggcccctcaaggacattcagaaacttgtcccgaagtcactcctctgttgtcttggctgtgtgcttagggttgttgtcctgttagaaggtgaaccttcgccccaggctgaggtcctgagcactttggAGCACATTTTCATCAAGGgattctctgtactttgctccattcatcttgtCCTCGATCCTagtcagtctcccagtccctgccgctgataaacatccccacagcatgatgctgccaccctaatgcttcaccgcagggatggtgtcagttttcatccagacgtgacacttggcattcaggccaaagagttcaatcttggtttcatcaaaccagaaaatattttttctcatggtctaaaagttctttaggtgctttttggcaaactccaagtgggctgtcatgtgccttttactgaggagtggcttctgtctggccactctaccataaaggcctgattggtgaagtgctgtagagttggttgtccttctggaaggttctccaatctccacagaggaactctggagctctgccagagtgaccattgtgttcttggtcacctctctgaccaaggcccttctccccctattgctcagtttgtccggccggccagctctaggaagagtcttggtggttccaaacttcttccatttaagaatgatggaggccactgtgttcttggggaccttaaatgcttCAGAATTTTTTtgggtatccttccccagatctgtacctcgatacaatcctgtcaaaataatttaatcaattttagagtaagactgtaacgtaacaaaatgtggaaaaagtcaaggggtctgaatacattcagaATGCCCTGTATGTTGATGTGTCTtatttcagaggggttgggttaaaagggAAGTAACATTTCGATTGGACCTTGTGTGCAATTGACCAGTAAAATGATCTTTAATCTTTGTTtgagcaatgactggaagtctacaggataattataataattaaattatgtgtgtgtgtgtgtgtgtgtgtgtgtgtgtgtgtgtgtgtgtgtgtgtgtgtgtgtgtgtgtgtgtgcttcagaGTCTGCGAAGGGCAGTGACAGCGAGGATGACTTCGTCGGACGGAAGAACAAGAAGATGGCGTCTGCCTCAGACTCTGACAGCGACGTTGGAGCCAAGAAGAAGATGGCGGCGTCTGGCTCAGACTCTGACAGCGATGTTGGAGCCAAGAAGGAGATGGCGGCGGCATCTGCCTCGGACTCTGACAGCGACGTTGGAGCCAAGAAGAAGATGGCGGCGTCTGGCTCAGACTCTGACAGCGACGTTGGAGCCAAGAAGAAGATGGCTGTGTCTGGCTCAGACTCTGACAGCGACGTTGGAGCCAAGAAGAAGGGTAAAGGTAAACCTAGATCTGAAGGCTGGTTGCAAAAATAACTTTCCCAAAaatccctggttttccagaaatcctagtTGGAGGATTCCGGATTTCCTGCTGATCCCCGCCTGAATCCGGGAGTCTTCCAACCGGGAATTCTGGAAAACTTGGGCGTTTAGAAAAATGCAACCCTAATCTGAAGAGTACTATAGATGGTCTCCTCAACACATACTAGAGGAGAAGATCCCTCCTGGTGTAGGCTTGGCCGGTATATCATAtataccagggatcatcaactagatgtTCCGGATGGgtccggaacataattacaaataatttgtagactgcaaattgaccacaaaaaACCCAAACGgagataatatttgactaaaacatcattatttcaaaccttgcttacatttgtatgcaTAATGCATGGGAATACTACcagaattaaaatcacttggagctgatttcctggtgtttttaggcttttgtgtaaaaaaaacacacaaaaaaaacattttgttcaaCTTAGGGTGGGAAAATAAAAACCGTTTGGCCAGTGGGCTGCCATTTGAGGAACCCTGATATATATACAGGATACCGTAtcccggggtatttggaaatagccacaggATGGTTTTGCAATAACGTTGTAACTATCTCATTTATTTAATAAATtagaatatttgtagctactttttatgTTATGAAATACagtacctgcagtcaacttgcaATACGCTTGGTGGTCTGCTTTGTCtcctgtcacattattttacattctgGAGCCttgagtcactcactgttgtgcagcatGAGCCAGGAGATGTAGTTACACATATTTGACAGCTAAATATCTTCTCACTATTAAGTTGACTGTTTAAAAGgtgctaaatgctctgcagttgtgcacttggtttgctaatttagtagctagttatctagctaagtggttagTTTCTTCCAAAATCAAGCTTTGCTTGGTAACAGAAGAGAATCCCCTAGAGGGTCAGGAGAATCCCCTAGAGGGTCAGGAGAATCCCCTAGTGGGTCAGGAGAACGCTATTGTCTGTTCTGCAAATAGTTTGTCAGAGACTCTAAAATGCGCTCGTTAGCATTTAGCTAGCATTCACTATGGGATTTCACATGTACTTATTAGCATTGGTAACCTCCATAttgcagaggctcagtggggTTTGAAAACAGCGCCCCTTGTGTTCAGCGCCGGTATTACTGAATATCCCAGGATGGGTCGGTATGAAGGTATGACCGTCTGGATACCACCCAAGCCTACTCCGATGCACTTTgaggaggcgggggggggggggggggggtccgggTATAATCCCTCCATGTTCCACTCCTACCTGTTACAGGTCAAAGGTTAGGGTTCAGgactcctctttctccatctcttcctcaggTAAGAAGCCAGCAGCAGACGACCTGTTTGGAGAGGCAGACGACATCTCATCAGACAGTGATGCTGAGAAACCTCCCACTCCAGGACAACCCCTGGTGAGACACACTTTACCCCCCCCATTCCAGGACAACCCCTGGTGAGACATACTTTACCCCCACTCCAGGACAACCCCTGGTGAGACACACTTAACCCCCCCACTCCAGGACAACCCCTGGTGAGGCgtactttacccccccccccccccccactccaggaCAACCCCTGGTGAGACATACTTTACCCCCACTCCAGGACAACCCCTGGTGAGACACACTTAACCCCCCCACTCCAGGACAACCCCTGGTGAGGCgtactttacccccccccccccccactccaggaCAACCCCTGGTGAGAGACACTTTACCTCTGCATGTTACAATAACTAATAATGAAGagtctgtgtatctctctgtgtgtgtgtgtgtctctctgtgtgtgtgtgtgtctctgtgtgtgtgtgtgtgtgtgtgtctctccccagGACCAAGAGGATGGTATGGAAGGGGAGCAGGCTGAGGAGGAGCCCGTTCCAGAGACTCGTATCGAGGTGGAGATTCCTAAAGTcagcactgatctaggatcagacctCTACTTCGTCAAACTACCCAACTTCCTCTCTGTTGAGCCCAGGTTAGACTCACCCCAGATGGTCCCAGTTCACTTACTGACCCTCCCCCTGGCCCTAGACCCTGACACCCCCtggaccctaaccctgacccctaactctGACCCTCCCCCTGACCCTAGACCCTGACACCCCCTGGACCCTGACCCCTAACTCTGACCCTAGACCCTGACACCCCCCGGACCCTGACCCCTAACTCTGACCCTAGACCCTGACACCccctggaccctaacccctaactcagACCCTCCCCATGACCCTAGACCCTGACACCCCCCGTACCCAACCCTGACCCCTACCTCTGACGTTCCCCTGAGCATTCCATGTTTTCAGATGTGACGGTCTGGATAGGTAGAAGCAGTGTCGTCTCTCTGAACTCTGTGtctgatgtgatgtgtgtgttcctctctgttcagaccctttgactcCCAGTACTATGAAGATGAGTTTGAGGATGAGGAGATGTTGGATGAAGAGGGACGGACCAGGCTCAaactgaaggtgtgtgtgtgctcagttcttgccctgtgtgtgtgatgtgacgtgacagtattgtgtgtgttgtgatgtgaCAGTTTTGTGATGTGACTGTTGTGTATTGATGTGACAGTGTTGTGTGAGTGATGTGACAGTGTTGTGTGAGTGATGTGACAGTGTTGTGTGAGTGATGTGACAGTGTTGTGTGAGTGATGTGACAGTATTGTGTGAGTGATGTGACAGTATTGTGTGAGTGATGtgacagtgttgtgtgtgtgtgtgatgtgacagtgttgtgtgtgatgtgacagtgttgtgtgtgatgtgacagtgttgtgtgtgtgacattgtgtGATGTGATAGTGTTGTGtgtgatgtgactgtgtgtgatgtgacagtgtgtgtgatgtgatgtgacagTGTTGCGTgcaatgtgttgtgtgtgtgatgggacagtgttgtgtgtgtgatgggacagtgttgtgtgtgtgatgtaacAGTGTTCTGTGTGATGTAACAGTGTTCTGTGTGATGTAACAGTGTTCTGTGTGATGTAACAGTGTTCTGTGTGATGTAACAGTGTTCTGTGTGATGTAACAGTGTTCTGTGTGATGTAACAGTGTTCTGTGTTCAGGTTGAGAATACTATCCGGTGGAGAGCCAAGAAAGACGAGGAGGGGAACGAGAGCAGAGAGAGTAACGCCCGCATCGTCAAGTGGTCTGACGGCAGGtcagcgcacgcacacacacacacacacacacacacacacacacacacacacacacacgaccacaaGAAGAGGAGTAACGCTGGGACAGCTGATGAAGAGGAGTAACGCTGGGACAGCTGATGAAGAGGAGTAACGCTGGACTCTTGATGAAGAGGAGTAACGCCGGACTCTTGATGAAGAGGAGTAACGCTGGACTCTTGATGAAGAGGAGTAACGCTGGACTCTTGATGAAGAGGAGTAACGCTGGACTCTTGATGAAGAGGAGTAACGCTGGACTCTTGATGAAGAGGAGTAACgctggacagctgatgaagagGAGTAACGCTGGGACAGCTGATGAAGAGGAGTAACGCTGGGACAGCTGATGAAGAGGAGTAACGCTGGACTCCTGATGAAGAGGAGTAACGCTGGACTCCTGATGAAGAGGAGTAACGCTGGACTCCTGATGAAGAGGAGTAACGCTGGACTCCTGATGAAGAGGAGTAACGCTGGACTCCTGATGAAGAGGAGTAACGCTGGACTCCTGATGAAGAGGAGTAACGCTGGACTCCTGATGAAGAGGAGTAACGCTGGACTCCTGATGAAGAGGAGTAACGCTGGACTCCTGATGAAGAGGAGTAACGCTGGGACAGCTGATGAAGAGGAGTAACGCTGGGACAGCTGATGAAGAGGAGTAACGCTGGGACAGCTGATGAAGAGGAGTAACGCTGGACTCCTGATGATTGTGTTTGAATAATTAATACATTGATTTACAATGGGGAAAtatgtgtttacatgtgtatgtatctgtggatgtgttctgtctccacaGCATGTCTCTCCACCTGGGTAACGAGGTGTTTGATGTGTATAAAGCTCCTCTCCAAGGAGACCACAACCACCTGTTCATCAGACAAGGAACTGGACTACAGGGACAGGCTGTGTTCAAGACCAAACTCACCTTCAGGtaacactgtctatacacacacacacacattgtatgtAGGCATACACACACCTTGCTCTTTGTCTGAACCCCAACCCAAAGCTCATGCACCGAATACAGGAACACGTTCCATCCAGATGGAATAGTGAACAACACAGTATCTAAGCTGAGCTCCATCCAGATGGAATAGTGAACAACAACACAGTATCTAAGCTGAGCTCCGTTCAGATGGATTAGTGAACAACACAGTATCTAAGCTGAGCTCCATCCAGATGGAATAGTGAACAACAACACAGTATCTAAGCTGAGCTCCG
This window contains:
- the LOC109885243 gene encoding RNA polymerase-associated protein LEO1-like isoform X2; its protein translation is MADMDELFGSDGDSDNEQRVVSAVASGSGSGSESEPEMPRSRSHSNASGSDSGRDDDGQDGGKPNTKELFGDDSEEERQSRHSDNQSNLSERSGNQSDASMHSEPEDNDQSDAEQHSGSERGHREEEEEDGDRRSEAGSPVSGVGSPRSGRGSARSEKSIHSDPGTPHSAPGTPHSAPGTPHSAPGTPHSAPGTPHSAPGTPHSAPGTPHSAPGTPHSAPGTPLSDPGTPLSDPGTPLSDPGTPHSGPGTPHSGPGTPHSDGEGSGKENQSDDEKWGGGAKSDQSEDEEEEKKRHQSDEERENSDEDGAGHRSRKKSESAKGSDSEDDFVGRKNKKMASASDSDSDVGAKKKMAASGSDSDSDVGAKKEMAAASASDSDSDVGAKKKMAASGSDSDSDVGAKKKMAVSGSDSDSDVGAKKKGKKPAADDLFGEADDISSDSDAEKPPTPGQPLDQEDGMEGEQAEEEPVPETRIEVEIPKVSTDLGSDLYFVKLPNFLSVEPRPFDSQYYEDEFEDEEMLDEEGRTRLKLKVENTIRWRAKKDEEGNESRESNARIVKWSDGSMSLHLGNEVFDVYKAPLQGDHNHLFIRQGTGLQGQAVFKTKLTFRPHSTDSATHRKMTLSLADRCSKTQKIRILPMAGRDPESQRNEMIKKEEERLRASIRREGQQRRMREKQHQRGLSAGYLEPDRYDDDEEGDESVSLAAIKSKYKGGGGGGLREERARIYSSDSDEGSDDDKAQRLLKAKKLDSDEEGESSGKRKAEEDEEEEVEPKKAKKYVISDEEEEEEDDE
- the LOC109885243 gene encoding RNA polymerase-associated protein LEO1-like isoform X1; protein product: MADMDELFGSDGDSDNEQRVVSAVASGSGSGSESEPEMPRSRSHSNASGSDSGRDDDGQDGGKPNTKELFGDDSEEERQSRHSDNQSNLSERSGNQSDASMHSEPEDNDQSDAEQHSGSERGHREEEEEDGDRRSEAGSPVSGVGSPRSGRGSARSEKSIHSDPGTPHSAPGTPHSAPGTPHSAPGTPHSAPGTPHSAPGTPHSAPGTPHSAPGTPHSAPGTPLSDPGTPLSDPGTPLSDPGTPHSGPGTPHSGPGTPHSDGEGSGKENQSDDEKWGGGAKSDQSEDEEEEKKRHQSDEERENSDEDGAGHRSRKKSESAKGSDSEDDFVGRKNKKMASASDSDSDVGAKKKMAASGSDSDSDVGAKKEMAAASASDSDSDVGAKKKMAASGSDSDSDVGAKKKMAVSGSDSDSDVGAKKKGKGKKPAADDLFGEADDISSDSDAEKPPTPGQPLDQEDGMEGEQAEEEPVPETRIEVEIPKVSTDLGSDLYFVKLPNFLSVEPRPFDSQYYEDEFEDEEMLDEEGRTRLKLKVENTIRWRAKKDEEGNESRESNARIVKWSDGSMSLHLGNEVFDVYKAPLQGDHNHLFIRQGTGLQGQAVFKTKLTFRPHSTDSATHRKMTLSLADRCSKTQKIRILPMAGRDPESQRNEMIKKEEERLRASIRREGQQRRMREKQHQRGLSAGYLEPDRYDDDEEGDESVSLAAIKSKYKGGGGGGLREERARIYSSDSDEGSDDDKAQRLLKAKKLDSDEEGESSGKRKAEEDEEEEVEPKKAKKYVISDEEEEEEDDE
- the LOC109885243 gene encoding RNA polymerase-associated protein LEO1-like isoform X3; its protein translation is MADMDELFGSDGDSDNEQRVVSAVASGSGSGSESEPEMPRSRSHSNASGSDSGRDDDGQDGGKPNTKELFGDDSEEERQSRHSDNQSNLSERSGNQSDASMHSEPEDNDQSDAEQHSGSERGHREEEEEDGDRRSEAGSPVSGVGSPRSGRGSARSEKSIHSDPGTPHSAPGTPHSAPGTPHSAPGTPHSAPGTPHSAPGTPHSAPGTPHSAPGTPHSAPGTPLSDPGTPLSDPGTPLSDPGTPHSGPGTPHSGPGTPHSDGEGSGKENQSDDEKWGGGAKSDQSEDEEEEKKRHQSDEERENSDEDGAGHRSRKKSESAKGSDSEDDFVGRKNKKMASASDSDSDVGAKKKMAASGSDSDSDVGAKKKMAVSGSDSDSDVGAKKKGKGKKPAADDLFGEADDISSDSDAEKPPTPGQPLDQEDGMEGEQAEEEPVPETRIEVEIPKVSTDLGSDLYFVKLPNFLSVEPRPFDSQYYEDEFEDEEMLDEEGRTRLKLKVENTIRWRAKKDEEGNESRESNARIVKWSDGSMSLHLGNEVFDVYKAPLQGDHNHLFIRQGTGLQGQAVFKTKLTFRPHSTDSATHRKMTLSLADRCSKTQKIRILPMAGRDPESQRNEMIKKEEERLRASIRREGQQRRMREKQHQRGLSAGYLEPDRYDDDEEGDESVSLAAIKSKYKGGGGGGLREERARIYSSDSDEGSDDDKAQRLLKAKKLDSDEEGESSGKRKAEEDEEEEVEPKKAKKYVISDEEEEEEDDE